One Balneola vulgaris DSM 17893 genomic window carries:
- a CDS encoding polysaccharide biosynthesis C-terminal domain-containing protein: MGIIVRQGIFNALFSYVGAAIGFVLTLIIYPQILTTEQYGLTRVLLSISILAVQFATLGTRSSMVKYFPYFKESKDESTFTLFFSFTHLLGYAVIIAVFYVFKDALLGYFIEESPLLSSYFDLLLPLIFFNLFFTFFTSYARVYHSTVVPSFINDIVLRVLIIALLYSYFFGWIDFQLFIYLFVGLYGIVMLALGMYLIVALRPKISFSSILPNLKIRGDIIRYSMYAFLGGITTVIIGRIDIIMLSSLTGLSDTGIYSIAFYIGAVIAIPVRALDKISFPIIADAFKSNNMEEVQTIYRKSSINQLIAGSLLYIGVCANLHNLMNILPPEYQGGEWVVVIIGFAYLFDMATGVNGAILISSKYYRYDLYINLALVIAAITLNVLLIPMYGIIGAAIATTASIFSYNTFKYLFIRFKLGMSPFGKETLQLVILAGSILALNFLFEPMQSLFADLILRSVIMALVFGIGVYTLKLSEDANRVINKFLNKLN; this comes from the coding sequence ATGGGTATCATTGTACGCCAAGGTATATTTAATGCACTGTTCTCATATGTTGGAGCAGCTATTGGCTTTGTGCTTACTCTGATTATTTATCCTCAGATATTAACCACCGAGCAATATGGCCTTACTCGTGTATTACTATCGATTAGCATACTAGCTGTTCAGTTTGCGACTTTGGGAACACGTTCTTCGATGGTTAAATACTTCCCCTATTTTAAAGAATCCAAAGATGAAAGTACTTTTACTTTATTCTTCTCTTTTACGCACTTACTAGGTTATGCGGTAATCATTGCAGTTTTTTATGTATTCAAAGATGCTCTTTTAGGATACTTTATTGAGGAATCACCTTTACTATCCTCTTACTTCGATCTATTACTGCCGCTCATTTTCTTCAACTTATTCTTTACGTTTTTTACCTCATATGCACGTGTTTACCACTCAACTGTAGTACCTTCGTTTATAAACGATATAGTACTACGAGTACTGATTATAGCTTTACTTTACTCTTACTTTTTTGGCTGGATAGACTTTCAATTATTCATCTATCTGTTTGTAGGCTTATATGGAATAGTTATGCTTGCTCTAGGTATGTACCTAATTGTGGCGTTGAGGCCTAAAATTTCTTTTTCATCTATTCTACCGAATCTCAAAATACGTGGTGATATCATTCGATACTCTATGTATGCCTTTTTAGGAGGGATTACTACGGTAATCATTGGTCGAATTGACATCATCATGTTGAGTTCACTTACAGGCCTATCGGATACGGGCATATACTCCATCGCTTTCTACATTGGAGCCGTTATCGCTATTCCAGTTCGGGCATTAGACAAAATCTCCTTCCCAATTATTGCCGATGCTTTTAAATCGAACAATATGGAAGAGGTGCAAACGATCTATAGAAAAAGCTCCATCAACCAACTCATAGCAGGGTCGTTATTGTACATTGGAGTATGCGCTAACCTCCATAACTTGATGAATATTTTACCCCCCGAGTATCAGGGTGGAGAATGGGTGGTAGTTATTATTGGCTTTGCTTACTTATTCGACATGGCCACGGGTGTGAATGGCGCTATTCTCATATCCTCAAAGTATTACCGCTACGATTTATACATTAACCTAGCACTGGTGATTGCGGCAATTACACTAAATGTACTCCTCATTCCTATGTATGGAATTATCGGGGCAGCGATAGCTACTACTGCATCCATATTTTCATACAACACCTTCAAATATCTCTTTATCCGATTTAAACTAGGTATGTCCCCTTTCGGTAAAGAAACCCTTCAATTAGTTATTTTGGCAGGAAGTATACTTGCTCTAAATTTTCTATTTGAGCCCATGCAATCTCTTTTCGCTGATCTGATTTTACGATCTGTGATTATGGCTCTGGTATTTGGCATTGGTGTTTATACGCTAAAACTTTCTGAAGATGCCAATAGAGTGATTAATAAGTTCTTGAATAAACTCAACTAG